Below is a genomic region from Prolixibacteraceae bacterium.
AATTTAATTTAGAGACGTCGATTAATTATAATATTGCTCGAATAGCGATGCTTTTAAAAAGGAAGGTTACACAAATTATTGCAGATTATGATCTTTCTATAACGCCTGACCAATGGGTAATATTATATTATTTATGGGAACATGAAAAAATGACTATTGGCAACTTATCCAAAGTCACGAGAAAAGATTATGCTAACATTACCCGAATCGTTGATAAACTAGTTAATCTCGGTTATGTTAGGAAGGAGAAGTCCACAGAAGATAATCGAATAACTTATGTTGAAGCGCTTTCAAAATCTCACGAAATAAAGAATGCCGTTGAGTCTTGTTGGATTGCATCAACTGAAATAAGTATGAGAGATATAGGAGAGGACGAACAAAATATGATATTAGATCTTCTTAGGAGAATAGAACAAAATATTATTTAGCCTGTCATAGCTGCGAAGTCAGTCATATCTTGCATATGCAGATATTTGTTCGACTATAAATATCTTTCATCTAATTTAAAATATTAACTATGAACAAACTTCGTAATGACTCTAGGTTTATTTCTTTAATACACTGGATTACATTTGTACTATTGATCTTCGTTGCAATTTCTGGAGTGAATATTTTCTTAGATGTTGATCGTATTAGTATAGGTGTTATTATCCATCTTATTATAGGCTCACTGATTTTTTGTTTGACATTTATTCGTGTGCTATCTTTACGTAAGACCCAAATCAAAAGGATAAATAATATTTCACTATTTCATCAGAAAATAATCAATATTGTTCATTTTTTGATATATGCTTTGTTGTTTATTATTCCCATTACTGGGGTGGCAACACTATTGAATCAAGGTCAAATTAGTGAAGTTCCACTGCTTTTTCATCAATTACTTTTTCTTTTACTCTGTATGTTGATTGTAATTCATATTGTTGGTGTAGTGAAACAATTGCTTTCTACAAAAGCATTGTTTGATTGATAAAAGTCAGTTATAGATTTTCGTAAAAAGGTTCAATTGGCTTTTGAAAAGCTTCTTGAACCTTTAATTTTTTTACTTCATTATGTCTAGGTATGATTTTGGAGACATCCCGAAAAAGTTAGTAAAACTACTAGAAAGGTGTTGAATACTACTAAACCCAAAATGGTAAGCTACTTCCGAAATTGTCATTTCCTGAGCAAGAAGCATCTCTCGTACTTTCTGCATTCTAATGGTCGTGTAGTAATTGTAGATAGTTTTACCATAATACTGTTGAAATAATGCTTGTAATTGGTTCTTGTGTATACCAACCTCTTTTGATAATTCTGTAACATTTGGGCGATGTGATAGATCTGATATAATTCGATCACGTATATCGGTTACTTTCTTCTGTTGATAATCAGACACCTTATTGTCAATAGGAATAGGTTCTGTTTCAACCTCATTAAGATAGGTCATGGAAACCAAGAAGAGCTCTTCTAGTTTTAGACGGAAAAGTTTTGTTTGTATTTCTTTATCATAAAGAAATACATGGCCTAGAGAACTAAGAAGATGGATCAAATCTACTTTCGCATCGAAGTAATAGAAAAAGCTTTCTTTCTTTTCAAAGTACTCTTTGGCTTTGGGATTTGTTAAAAGGTTAAATGAATTATGCGAAAAGAATGCTTTGATTGTGTGAAATCGATCTCCCTTTTTGTAATCACCTTTAATATTTATATTCGTTGTACTTGTATAAAAGCCTTGATGACGAAACTTATATAGATTGTCATTATTAAGATTCTGCACCTGAAGACTGTTATTGAAAAATGAAGAGACGTGCGTAAAGTGATCATTCCTCTGATAAGTTATATTAAAGTGGATGTCTTCATGGAATGTGAGGTAGAATAGAATAAAGTAGGTTTGATGAATTTCATGAAAATAGATGATTCCTGAAGCAGAATTAGTATCCACTTGTAAGAAGTTTGGTGTAATCCAATCTCCATCAAAGATCTCACATATTTTATCTTTATGTTCTTGAAAAGAGGTGATATTTATGGCAAAATTCATCATGTTAAATCCTTTTAT
It encodes:
- a CDS encoding MarR family transcriptional regulator; protein product: MDKFNLETSINYNIARIAMLLKRKVTQIIADYDLSITPDQWVILYYLWEHEKMTIGNLSKVTRKDYANITRIVDKLVNLGYVRKEKSTEDNRITYVEALSKSHEIKNAVESCWIASTEISMRDIGEDEQNMILDLLRRIEQNII
- a CDS encoding cytochrome b/b6 domain-containing protein, producing MNKLRNDSRFISLIHWITFVLLIFVAISGVNIFLDVDRISIGVIIHLIIGSLIFCLTFIRVLSLRKTQIKRINNISLFHQKIINIVHFLIYALLFIIPITGVATLLNQGQISEVPLLFHQLLFLLLCMLIVIHIVGVVKQLLSTKALFD
- a CDS encoding AraC family transcriptional regulator — translated: MMNFAINITSFQEHKDKICEIFDGDWITPNFLQVDTNSASGIIYFHEIHQTYFILFYLTFHEDIHFNITYQRNDHFTHVSSFFNNSLQVQNLNNDNLYKFRHQGFYTSTTNINIKGDYKKGDRFHTIKAFFSHNSFNLLTNPKAKEYFEKKESFFYYFDAKVDLIHLLSSLGHVFLYDKEIQTKLFRLKLEELFLVSMTYLNEVETEPIPIDNKVSDYQQKKVTDIRDRIISDLSHRPNVTELSKEVGIHKNQLQALFQQYYGKTIYNYYTTIRMQKVREMLLAQEMTISEVAYHFGFSSIQHLSSSFTNFFGMSPKSYLDIMK